A DNA window from Streptomyces sp. 71268 contains the following coding sequences:
- a CDS encoding MerR family transcriptional regulator: MLIGEVARRSGVSARMLRHYESLGLVRPSGRTGAGYREYADADIRRIFHVESLRALGMSLREIGRALDDPDFAPATIVGDLVAATRERIAAETELLTRLRRIEAAGPADWEDVLRVVALLQALGSTSAGARQRAALTVADEVPVPVEALVEAVLRESEPNVAGALRWALAHSGAGGNGHGGDGNGHGGGDPHDGHGGGHGDEAGGLGHGAPALLADGLAAPVAAVRERAVRALAELPGEEAAARLRAALGHPDAVVRGHAALALGARGEADAVPALVDLVVAGRDDTGAADALGALASDAGVAQRIAAALAERLADAATPGPARGRLTQALAAVPGPTATRVLGELSRDADRAVALTATYVLRLRGAR; encoded by the coding sequence GTGTTGATCGGCGAGGTGGCACGGCGGTCGGGGGTCAGCGCCCGGATGCTGCGGCACTACGAGTCGCTGGGCCTGGTGCGGCCCTCGGGCCGGACCGGCGCCGGCTACCGGGAGTACGCCGACGCGGACATCCGGCGGATCTTCCACGTCGAGAGCCTGCGGGCGCTCGGGATGTCGCTGCGGGAGATCGGCCGCGCGCTCGACGACCCCGACTTCGCGCCCGCGACGATCGTCGGCGACCTCGTCGCCGCGACGCGCGAGCGCATCGCGGCCGAGACCGAACTGCTCACCCGGCTGCGCCGGATCGAGGCCGCGGGCCCCGCCGACTGGGAGGACGTCCTCCGGGTCGTCGCGCTGCTCCAGGCGCTGGGCTCCACGAGCGCCGGTGCGCGCCAGCGCGCGGCCCTCACCGTGGCCGACGAGGTCCCGGTGCCGGTGGAGGCCCTGGTCGAGGCGGTGCTGCGGGAGAGCGAGCCGAACGTGGCCGGGGCCCTGCGCTGGGCGCTGGCCCACAGCGGCGCCGGCGGTAACGGCCACGGGGGCGACGGTAACGGTCACGGCGGCGGTGACCCCCACGACGGTCACGGCGGCGGCCACGGTGACGAGGCCGGCGGCCTCGGCCACGGCGCTCCAGCGCTGCTGGCCGATGGCCTGGCCGCGCCGGTGGCGGCGGTGCGCGAGCGCGCCGTACGGGCCCTGGCCGAGCTGCCCGGCGAGGAGGCCGCCGCCCGTCTGCGGGCCGCGCTCGGCCACCCCGACGCCGTGGTCCGCGGGCACGCGGCCCTCGCGCTCGGCGCGCGGGGCGAGGCCGACGCGGTCCCCGCGCTCGTCGACCTGGTCGTGGCGGGGCGGGACGACACCGGCGCGGCCGACGCGCTCGGCGCCCTGGCCAGCGACGCCGGGGTGGCGCAGCGGATCGCCGCCGCCCTGGCCGAGCGCCTCGCCGACGCCGCCACGCCCGGCCCCGCGCGTGGCCGGCTCACCCAGGCGCTGGCGGCCGTGCCCGGGCCGACGGCGACCCGCGTCCTCGGCGAGCTGTCCCGCGACGCGGACCGCGCCGTCGCGCTGACCGCGACGTACGTCCTGCGGCTGCGCGGCGCGCGGTGA
- a CDS encoding Ppx/GppA phosphatase family protein: protein MRLGVLDVGSNTVHLLVVDAHPGARPLPAHSHKAELRLAELLDADGAIGGDGIDRLIGVISDALQAAEDKGCENVLPFATSAVREATNADEVLARVAAETGVRLAVLTGDEEARLTFLAVRRWFGWSAGRLLVLDIGGGSLEIAYGMDEEPDAAASLPLGAGRLTAGWLPGDPPDTDDVRALRRHVRAQIAHVVGDFSRLGRPDHVVATSKTFKQLARLAGAARSGEGLYVQRALSRAALADWVSRLAAMPTAERAELPGVSAGRAGQLVAGALVAEAAMDLFDVDELEICPWALREGVILRRLDHLPAERPALGQLPPA, encoded by the coding sequence ATGAGACTCGGTGTCCTGGATGTGGGTTCGAACACGGTGCATCTCCTGGTGGTGGACGCGCACCCCGGTGCCCGGCCGCTGCCCGCGCACTCCCACAAGGCGGAATTGCGCCTGGCCGAGCTGCTCGACGCGGACGGCGCGATCGGCGGCGACGGCATCGACCGGCTGATCGGGGTGATTTCCGACGCGCTCCAGGCGGCCGAGGACAAGGGCTGCGAGAACGTGCTCCCGTTCGCGACCTCCGCGGTGCGCGAGGCGACCAACGCCGACGAGGTGCTGGCCCGCGTCGCGGCCGAGACCGGCGTGCGGCTCGCGGTGCTCACCGGCGACGAGGAGGCGCGGCTGACCTTCCTCGCGGTGCGCCGCTGGTTCGGCTGGTCGGCCGGGCGGCTGCTGGTGCTCGACATCGGCGGCGGCTCGCTGGAGATCGCGTACGGCATGGACGAGGAGCCCGACGCGGCGGCCTCGCTGCCGCTCGGCGCGGGCCGGCTCACCGCCGGCTGGCTGCCGGGCGACCCGCCGGACACGGACGACGTGCGGGCCCTGCGGCGACATGTGCGGGCCCAGATCGCGCACGTCGTCGGCGACTTCAGCCGGCTCGGGCGGCCCGACCACGTGGTGGCCACCTCCAAGACGTTCAAGCAGTTGGCGCGCCTGGCCGGCGCGGCGCGCTCGGGCGAGGGGCTGTACGTCCAGCGCGCGCTGAGCCGCGCGGCCCTCGCCGACTGGGTCTCCAGGCTGGCCGCCATGCCGACGGCCGAGCGCGCCGAACTGCCCGGGGTCTCCGCCGGCCGGGCGGGGCAGCTCGTGGCCGGGGCGCTGGTCGCGGAGGCCGCGATGGACCTCTTCGACGTCGACGAGCTGGAGATCTGCCCCTGGGCGCTGCGCGAGGGCGTGATCCTGCGCCGCCTGGACCACCTCCCCGCCGAGCGCCCGGCCCTCGGCCAGCTCCCGCCCGCCTGA
- a CDS encoding sugar phosphate isomerase/epimerase, with protein MVRIPDAKVALSTASVYPESTAAAFEIAARLGYDGVEVMVWTDPVSQDIEALRRLSDYHQVPILAVHAPCLLITQRVWSTDPWVKLKRARAAAERLGASTVVVHPPFRWQRSYARDFVSGIWRMADETDVRFAVENMYPWRYRDREMLAYAPGWDVTKDDYRHFTVDLSHTATARTEALEMVDRMGDRLAHVHLADGSGSGKDEHLVPGRGSQPCAALLERLAGNGFTGHVVVEVNTRRAMSSAEREADLAEALAFTRLHLASPSRPHRVPGDRDDRMTGS; from the coding sequence GTGGTGCGCATCCCGGATGCGAAGGTCGCCCTGTCCACGGCCTCCGTCTACCCGGAGTCCACGGCGGCGGCCTTCGAGATCGCGGCGCGCCTGGGATACGACGGCGTCGAGGTCATGGTCTGGACGGACCCGGTCAGCCAGGACATCGAGGCGCTGCGCCGGCTGTCCGACTACCACCAGGTGCCGATCCTGGCCGTGCACGCGCCCTGCCTGTTGATCACCCAGCGGGTGTGGTCCACCGACCCGTGGGTCAAGCTCAAGCGGGCCCGCGCCGCGGCCGAGCGGCTCGGCGCCTCCACCGTGGTCGTGCACCCGCCCTTCCGCTGGCAGCGCTCGTACGCCCGGGACTTCGTCAGCGGCATCTGGCGGATGGCCGACGAGACCGACGTGCGGTTCGCTGTCGAGAACATGTACCCCTGGCGCTACCGCGACCGCGAGATGCTCGCCTACGCGCCCGGCTGGGACGTCACCAAGGACGACTACCGGCACTTCACGGTCGACCTCTCGCACACCGCCACCGCCCGCACCGAGGCGCTGGAGATGGTGGACCGGATGGGCGACCGGCTGGCCCACGTCCACCTCGCCGACGGATCGGGCTCGGGCAAGGACGAGCACCTGGTGCCGGGCCGGGGCAGCCAGCCGTGCGCCGCGCTCCTGGAGCGGCTGGCCGGCAACGGCTTCACCGGCCACGTCGTCGTCGAGGTCAACACGCGGCGCGCGATGTCCAGCGCCGAGCGCGAGGCCGACCTCGCCGAGGCGCTCGCCTTCACCCGGCTGCACCTGGCGTCGCCGTCCCGGCCGCACCGGGTGCCGGGGGACCGCGACGACCGGATGACCGGATCATGA
- a CDS encoding TetR family transcriptional regulator, whose protein sequence is MSEGLAAPRRRGRPARAAAGGEPAARDRILAAARSEFAERGYDKASIRGIAKGAGVDPALVHHYFGTKDQVFAAAIERAFEPALRAPDMLLAGPHEEQGERLARFFLGIWENPTHREPLLAIVRSAVGNEAAAAVFRDLVSSRLVARVAAQLGVPDPRLRAELAAAQLVGIALLRYVIKMRPLADADPEHVIALVAPGVQRLLTGPDPLDAPAA, encoded by the coding sequence ATGAGCGAGGGCCTGGCCGCGCCCCGCCGCCGGGGCCGCCCGGCCCGCGCCGCGGCCGGCGGCGAACCGGCGGCGCGCGACCGCATCCTGGCGGCGGCGCGCAGCGAGTTCGCCGAGCGCGGCTACGACAAGGCGTCCATCCGTGGCATCGCCAAGGGCGCCGGCGTGGACCCGGCCCTGGTCCACCACTACTTCGGCACCAAGGACCAGGTGTTCGCCGCCGCCATCGAGCGGGCCTTCGAGCCCGCCCTGCGCGCCCCCGACATGCTGCTCGCCGGCCCGCACGAGGAGCAGGGGGAGCGGTTGGCCCGGTTCTTCCTCGGCATCTGGGAGAACCCGACGCACCGCGAGCCGCTGCTGGCGATCGTGCGCTCGGCCGTGGGCAACGAGGCGGCGGCGGCCGTCTTCCGCGACCTGGTCTCCAGCCGGCTCGTCGCGCGGGTCGCCGCCCAGTTGGGTGTCCCGGACCCGAGGCTGCGCGCCGAACTCGCCGCGGCCCAGTTGGTGGGCATCGCGCTGCTGCGGTACGTGATCAAGATGAGGCCGCTGGCGGACGCCGACCCGGAGCACGTGATCGCCCTGGTCGCGCCGGGCGTGCAGCGCCTGCTGACCGGCCCCGACCCGCTCGACGCCCCCGCCGCCTGA
- the ilvD gene encoding dihydroxy-acid dehydratase encodes MPELRSRTVTHGRNMAGARALMRASGVASEDIGKPIVAVANSFTEFVPGHTHLQPVGRIVSEAIKAAGAVPREFNTIAVDDGIAMGHGGMLYSLPSRDLIADSVEYMVEAHCADALICISNCDKITPGMLMAALRLNIPTIFVSGGPMEAGQATLVDGTVRKLDLVNAISDAVNENVSDEDILRIEENACPTCGSCSGMFTANSMNCLAEAIGLALPGNGSVLATHTARKELYERAGATVVELTRRYYGEGDERVLPRNIATHAAFENAMALDIAMGGSTNTILHLLAAALEAGADYDLGDIDAVSRRVPCLAKVAPNVAPGGTYYMEDVHRAGGIPAILGELYRAGLLNEDVHTVHSASIKEWLDKWDVRGGSASEEAIELWHAAPGCKRSAEAFSQSERWDTLDTDAANGCIRDAAHAYSADGGLAVLRGNLAPDGCVVKTAGVDESIWTFEGPAVVCESQEEAVDKILTKAIKPGDVVVIRYEGPKGGPGMQEMLYPTSFLKGRGLGKTCALVTDGRFSGGTSGLSIGHASPEAASGGVIALVEDGDLIRIDIPGRAIQLQVSDEELATRRTALLERLGGYRPAARERKVSQALRAYAAMATSADKGAVRDVGLLGG; translated from the coding sequence GTGCCCGAGCTGAGGTCCCGCACCGTCACCCACGGCCGCAACATGGCGGGCGCCCGCGCCCTGATGCGGGCCTCGGGGGTAGCGAGCGAGGACATCGGCAAGCCGATCGTCGCGGTCGCCAACTCCTTCACCGAGTTCGTGCCCGGCCACACCCACCTCCAGCCGGTGGGCCGGATCGTGAGCGAGGCGATCAAGGCGGCGGGCGCGGTGCCGCGCGAGTTCAACACGATCGCCGTGGACGACGGCATCGCCATGGGCCACGGCGGCATGCTCTACAGCCTGCCCTCGCGCGACCTGATCGCCGACTCGGTGGAGTACATGGTCGAGGCGCACTGCGCCGACGCCCTGATCTGCATCTCCAACTGCGACAAGATCACCCCGGGCATGCTGATGGCGGCGCTGCGCCTGAACATTCCCACCATCTTCGTCTCCGGCGGCCCGATGGAGGCCGGCCAGGCCACCCTGGTCGACGGCACCGTCCGCAAGCTCGACCTGGTCAACGCGATCAGCGACGCGGTCAACGAGAACGTCTCCGACGAGGACATCCTCCGCATCGAGGAGAACGCCTGCCCCACCTGCGGCTCGTGTTCGGGCATGTTCACCGCCAACTCGATGAACTGCCTCGCCGAGGCCATCGGCCTGGCCCTGCCCGGCAACGGCTCGGTGCTCGCCACCCACACCGCCCGCAAGGAGCTGTACGAGCGGGCCGGCGCCACCGTCGTGGAGCTGACCCGGCGCTACTACGGCGAGGGCGACGAGCGCGTGCTGCCGCGCAACATCGCCACCCACGCCGCGTTCGAGAACGCCATGGCCCTGGACATCGCCATGGGCGGCTCCACCAACACCATCCTGCACCTGCTGGCCGCCGCGCTCGAAGCCGGCGCCGACTACGACCTGGGCGACATCGACGCCGTCTCGCGCCGCGTCCCCTGTCTGGCCAAGGTCGCCCCGAACGTGGCGCCCGGCGGCACGTACTACATGGAGGACGTGCACCGCGCCGGCGGCATCCCCGCCATCCTCGGCGAGCTGTACCGCGCCGGGCTGCTCAACGAGGACGTGCACACCGTCCACTCGGCCAGCATCAAGGAGTGGCTGGACAAGTGGGACGTGCGCGGCGGCTCGGCCAGCGAGGAGGCCATCGAGCTGTGGCACGCGGCGCCCGGCTGCAAGCGCTCCGCCGAGGCGTTCTCGCAGTCCGAGCGCTGGGACACGCTCGACACCGACGCCGCGAACGGCTGCATCCGCGACGCCGCGCACGCCTACTCCGCCGACGGCGGCCTCGCCGTGCTGCGCGGCAACCTCGCCCCGGACGGCTGTGTCGTCAAGACCGCCGGCGTCGACGAGTCGATCTGGACCTTCGAGGGTCCGGCCGTCGTCTGCGAGTCGCAGGAGGAGGCCGTCGACAAGATCCTCACCAAGGCGATCAAGCCGGGCGACGTCGTCGTCATTCGCTACGAGGGCCCCAAGGGCGGCCCCGGCATGCAGGAAATGCTCTACCCGACCTCGTTCCTCAAGGGGCGGGGCCTCGGCAAGACCTGCGCCCTGGTCACCGACGGCCGCTTCTCCGGCGGCACCTCGGGCCTGTCGATCGGCCACGCGTCCCCCGAGGCGGCCTCGGGCGGCGTCATCGCGCTCGTCGAGGACGGCGACCTGATCCGTATCGACATCCCCGGCCGCGCCATCCAACTCCAGGTCTCCGACGAGGAGTTGGCCACCCGCCGCACGGCCCTCCTGGAGCGCCTGGGCGGCTACCGCCCGGCCGCCCGCGAACGCAAGGTCTCCCAGGCGCTGCGCGCGTACGCGGCGATGGCCACCAGCGCGGACAAGGGCGCGGTGCGGGACGTCGGCCTGCTGGGCGGCTGA
- a CDS encoding DUF4190 domain-containing protein, giving the protein MTTPPGPNPYQGGPNPYQTNPQTTPTPPGQPGQPPTGWPGHPPYYVVPQRTNGLAVASMVLGILWLYWIGSILALIFGYVARNQIRERGEGGGGMATAGLVLGWVGVGTLTAVMFFALFLNARY; this is encoded by the coding sequence ATGACGACACCACCCGGCCCGAACCCGTACCAGGGCGGCCCGAACCCCTACCAGACCAACCCGCAGACCACCCCGACGCCACCGGGGCAACCGGGGCAACCGCCCACGGGATGGCCCGGCCACCCCCCGTACTACGTGGTGCCCCAACGGACCAACGGCTTAGCCGTCGCGTCCATGGTGCTGGGCATCCTGTGGCTCTACTGGATCGGCAGCATCCTCGCGCTGATCTTCGGCTACGTGGCCCGCAACCAGATCCGGGAGCGGGGCGAGGGCGGCGGGGGCATGGCCACCGCCGGCCTCGTGCTCGGCTGGGTCGGCGTCGGGACGCTCACGGCCGTGATGTTCTTCGCCCTCTTCCTCAACGCGAGGTACTGA
- a CDS encoding SRPBCC family protein, whose product MTATGYTPGAPSGPERVEVSRLVPAPASAVFAVLADPAGHVDIDASGMLLGADGGPVTAAGDRFTVHMDREALGDRPLGRYDVEVVITRFAPDVEIAWTVEGRRVRPHVGHVYGYRLAPADGGTLVTSYHDWSEVAEEWRRRLVFPVVPESALRATLGILERTVRRRSTGA is encoded by the coding sequence CTGACCGCCACCGGCTACACGCCGGGCGCGCCCAGCGGCCCCGAACGGGTCGAGGTCTCCCGGCTCGTCCCCGCCCCCGCCTCCGCCGTCTTCGCGGTGCTGGCCGATCCGGCGGGCCATGTGGACATCGATGCCTCGGGCATGTTGCTGGGCGCCGATGGCGGGCCGGTCACGGCGGCCGGCGACCGGTTCACGGTGCACATGGACCGGGAGGCGCTCGGGGACCGGCCGCTGGGCAGGTACGACGTCGAGGTGGTCATCACCCGGTTCGCGCCGGATGTGGAGATCGCCTGGACCGTCGAGGGCCGGCGCGTCCGGCCGCACGTGGGGCACGTCTACGGCTACCGGCTGGCCCCGGCCGACGGCGGCACCCTCGTCACCTCGTACCACGACTGGTCCGAGGTCGCCGAGGAGTGGCGGCGGCGCCTCGTCTTCCCCGTGGTCCCGGAGTCGGCCCTGCGGGCCACCCTCGGCATCCTGGAGCGTACGGTCCGACGACGGAGCACCGGCGCCTGA
- a CDS encoding GntR family transcriptional regulator, whose protein sequence is MTHPAPTPAPSGKQMLSEQVYAHLRDAIMRGRYAPGDALKPQDLAKEQGVSLAVVREALVRVVGEGLADRLPNRGFAVPAFSDRRWQQLAEARRTVEPVVLRMSVERGDVDWEARVRAAHHRLARTPVYAPGEGEFYTAAWAEAHRLFHRTLLEGCGNPVLLETFDRMWTASELARRWSAHRDPTRDGIGEHRQLEEAALARDADTAAEVLARHLTLTAAALRDGGGRGDGGAEGAGGTAARS, encoded by the coding sequence ATGACGCATCCGGCCCCCACCCCCGCCCCGTCCGGGAAGCAGATGCTCTCCGAGCAGGTCTACGCCCACCTGCGGGACGCGATCATGCGCGGGCGGTACGCCCCCGGCGACGCCCTCAAGCCGCAGGACCTGGCCAAGGAGCAGGGCGTGAGCCTGGCCGTCGTGCGCGAGGCGCTGGTCCGGGTGGTGGGCGAGGGGCTGGCCGACCGGCTGCCCAACCGCGGCTTCGCCGTCCCCGCCTTCTCGGACCGCCGCTGGCAGCAGCTCGCGGAGGCCCGCCGGACCGTCGAACCCGTCGTGCTGCGCATGTCCGTCGAGCGCGGTGACGTGGACTGGGAGGCCCGGGTCCGCGCCGCCCACCACCGCCTGGCTCGCACCCCGGTGTACGCGCCGGGAGAGGGCGAGTTCTACACCGCGGCCTGGGCCGAGGCCCACCGCCTCTTCCACCGCACCCTCCTGGAGGGCTGCGGCAACCCCGTCCTCCTGGAGACCTTCGACCGCATGTGGACCGCGAGCGAACTCGCCCGCCGTTGGTCGGCCCACCGCGACCCGACCCGCGACGGCATCGGCGAACACCGCCAACTGGAGGAGGCTGCGCTGGCCCGCGACGCGGACACGGCGGCCGAGGTGCTGGCCCGCCACCTGACGCTGACGGCGGCGGCGCTGCGCGACGGCGGGGGCCGGGGTGACGGCGGGGCTGAGGGCGCCGGCGGGACAGCCGCGCGTAGCTGA
- a CDS encoding MFS transporter, with the protein MSAPDEKLARPAAPPPDAAGDQLADAAREPGRLPRSYLLWLAGILVSLAGNSVFCFALGWAASEHGGMVAGLTLSAITLPRVLLLLIGGAVSDRVSARRVLITGDAAMLAFSLVLAAVAYHLGAPPALLITAGIAVGVVDAFYLPASGSMPRRLVEKEQLPRALSLRQIGGQVVNMGGGPLGGVLVGLAGLAGAALVNAVTFALTLAVLVVVRPRHHVSATEPSSLLKDAVDGVRVSFSHPVLRPGLCLTGAAAGLLLPVVPLLLPLLARQEEWGAGAAGLVIGAQGIGMVAVTAVVVRRGPLGRPGLLSAGGLMAAGLGVLALALAPDVATATAAAVVIGVGNGVFSAHIAPLILTATPDSHLSRVQAVLVLVQSLALLLMNNLLGTLADLEGPTVITAACATLLVGTGLLGLTSRPLRTDRTGLAARSEPEGGAEA; encoded by the coding sequence GTGTCAGCACCTGACGAGAAACTGGCGCGCCCCGCCGCCCCACCCCCCGACGCCGCTGGGGACCAACTCGCCGACGCGGCGCGGGAGCCCGGCCGGCTGCCCCGGTCGTACCTGCTGTGGCTGGCCGGAATCCTGGTGTCCCTGGCGGGCAACTCGGTCTTCTGCTTCGCCCTCGGCTGGGCCGCCAGCGAACACGGCGGCATGGTCGCCGGCCTGACCCTGAGCGCCATCACGCTGCCCCGCGTCCTCCTGCTGCTCATCGGGGGCGCGGTCAGCGACCGCGTCAGCGCGCGCCGCGTCCTGATCACGGGGGACGCGGCCATGCTGGCCTTCTCCCTCGTCCTGGCCGCGGTCGCCTACCACCTGGGCGCCCCGCCCGCCCTGCTCATCACGGCGGGCATAGCCGTCGGCGTCGTCGACGCCTTCTACCTACCGGCCTCCGGTTCCATGCCACGGCGCCTGGTGGAGAAGGAACAGCTCCCTCGGGCCCTGTCCCTCCGCCAGATCGGCGGCCAGGTCGTCAACATGGGCGGCGGCCCACTCGGCGGCGTACTCGTCGGCCTCGCCGGACTGGCCGGCGCCGCCCTGGTCAACGCCGTGACCTTCGCCCTCACCCTGGCCGTCCTCGTCGTCGTCCGCCCGCGGCACCACGTTTCAGCCACCGAGCCGTCCAGCCTCCTCAAGGACGCCGTGGACGGCGTGCGGGTGTCCTTCTCCCACCCCGTACTCCGTCCCGGCCTGTGCCTCACCGGCGCCGCCGCCGGCCTCCTGCTGCCCGTCGTCCCCCTCCTCCTTCCCCTGCTCGCCCGCCAGGAGGAGTGGGGCGCGGGCGCGGCGGGGTTGGTCATCGGAGCGCAGGGGATCGGCATGGTGGCCGTCACCGCGGTGGTCGTACGGCGCGGCCCGCTGGGCCGGCCCGGCCTCCTGTCAGCGGGCGGACTGATGGCCGCCGGTCTGGGCGTACTGGCCCTCGCCCTCGCGCCCGACGTGGCGACGGCGACGGCCGCCGCCGTGGTCATAGGCGTCGGCAACGGGGTGTTCTCGGCGCACATCGCGCCGCTGATCCTCACCGCGACGCCGGACAGCCACCTGTCCCGGGTGCAGGCCGTGCTCGTACTCGTCCAGAGCCTCGCCCTGCTCCTCATGAACAACCTGCTCGGCACCCTCGCCGACCTCGAAGGCCCGACCGTCATCACGGCCGCGTGCGCGACCCTGCTCGTCGGCACCGGCCTCCTGGGCCTGACCTCCCGCCCCCTCCGCACGGACCGGACCGGCCTTGCGGCCCGGTCGGAACCGGAGGGTGGGGCGGAGGCGTGA
- the cutA gene encoding divalent-cation tolerance protein CutA: protein MTTNVLQVSTATPTREQALALARSAVRARLAAGAQVVPATSVFWHDGEFGEGEEWQLLLKTTNARYPELERHLLAAHPWQSPELVAVRVEAGAAGCLRWVEEVTAMEG from the coding sequence ATGACGACCAACGTCCTCCAGGTGTCCACGGCAACCCCCACTCGCGAGCAGGCCCTCGCGCTGGCCCGGTCAGCGGTTCGGGCCCGCCTGGCAGCCGGTGCTCAGGTCGTCCCCGCCACGTCCGTGTTCTGGCATGACGGTGAGTTCGGTGAGGGGGAGGAGTGGCAGTTGCTGCTGAAGACCACCAACGCGCGCTACCCCGAACTGGAGCGCCACCTCCTCGCCGCCCACCCGTGGCAGAGCCCGGAGTTGGTGGCCGTCCGCGTGGAGGCGGGGGCGGCGGGGTGTCTGCGGTGGGTTGAGGAGGTGACGGCGATGGAGGGGTAG
- a CDS encoding DUF397 domain-containing protein has product MDAGGVVGWVKSSYSGVENACVEWSPDHFASYGTVPLRDSKDPGGPALAFDAAAWTSFINGIKAGDFDA; this is encoded by the coding sequence ATGGATGCCGGTGGGGTCGTCGGCTGGGTGAAATCCTCGTACAGCGGCGTCGAGAACGCCTGCGTGGAATGGTCGCCGGACCACTTCGCGTCCTACGGCACCGTTCCGCTCCGGGACTCCAAGGACCCGGGCGGGCCTGCCCTCGCCTTCGACGCGGCGGCATGGACGTCGTTCATCAACGGGATCAAGGCCGGCGACTTCGACGCCTAG
- a CDS encoding GntR family transcriptional regulator, translating into MPRAQKTFSEIADHYRERILSGALEPGSRLPSSEELCGTWGVTTATIGQALQALAVERYVRTTPRGTFVADEPHWALTPRDRLARVQQAGTFLAAGETSIVLAAELVRSPLYVAELFDLDEGAQVVRREWVAGRGSTRTAYAVTWYPAAFLAVAPELLNTAPGRNHTITNKVLEATKRTITHARDDMHARNANAREANHLGVPVGSTIMAGAHRWSDEEGVIEYGEWCLPKLFTIGYEYRPTP; encoded by the coding sequence ATGCCACGTGCGCAGAAGACCTTCAGCGAGATCGCCGACCACTACCGGGAGCGAATCCTCTCCGGTGCCCTGGAGCCCGGCTCCAGGCTGCCGTCGAGCGAGGAGCTGTGCGGGACGTGGGGCGTCACGACGGCCACCATCGGCCAAGCGCTCCAGGCCCTGGCCGTCGAGCGCTACGTCCGCACGACGCCACGGGGAACCTTCGTCGCCGACGAACCTCACTGGGCGCTGACACCCCGGGACCGCCTGGCCCGAGTCCAGCAAGCAGGCACCTTCCTGGCAGCGGGCGAAACGAGCATCGTCCTGGCAGCGGAGCTGGTCCGCTCACCGCTCTACGTCGCCGAACTCTTCGACCTCGATGAGGGTGCCCAGGTGGTACGCCGCGAGTGGGTCGCCGGACGCGGGTCCACGCGTACCGCGTACGCCGTGACCTGGTACCCCGCCGCCTTCCTCGCGGTGGCCCCCGAACTACTCAACACCGCTCCGGGGCGGAACCACACCATCACCAACAAGGTGCTGGAAGCCACGAAGCGCACCATCACCCACGCCCGCGACGACATGCACGCCCGGAACGCGAACGCCCGCGAGGCCAATCACCTTGGCGTGCCGGTGGGTTCGACCATCATGGCCGGTGCTCACCGTTGGTCCGACGAGGAAGGCGTGATCGAGTACGGCGAGTGGTGCCTGCCGAAGCTGTTCACGATCGGCTACGAGTACCGGCCGACCCCCTGA
- a CDS encoding DUF397 domain-containing protein, which produces MLRKRRTPHTESEVRTMTHTGDDRWVSSTHSTANGQCVQWAPARAAATRTVPVRDSKDPQGPTLAFEAAAWVSFIDAIKAGDFDA; this is translated from the coding sequence ATGCTCCGCAAGCGGCGAACACCACATACCGAGAGCGAGGTACGAACGATGACCCACACCGGAGATGACAGGTGGGTGAGTTCGACACACAGCACGGCGAACGGGCAGTGCGTTCAGTGGGCTCCAGCACGCGCAGCCGCCACCCGCACCGTCCCGGTCCGGGACTCCAAGGATCCCCAGGGCCCCACCCTCGCCTTCGAGGCGGCAGCGTGGGTGTCGTTCATCGACGCGATCAAGGCAGGCGATTTCGACGCCTAG